Below is a genomic region from Variovorax sp. J2L1-78.
CGCCAACAACCACAACTACCGCGTGATCGTGCTGCGCGACCTGGTGCGCGGCACCGACCCGCAGCTCGAAGCCGCGGCGCTCACGATGGTGTCGCTGCACCTGGGCCTCGTCATGGAATCGCAGGACCTGCTGACCCAGTGGCGCGGCGCCGCGCAAACCTCCCCTTTTTCCCTCTGAACCACCCGATGCTGACGTCCATTCCCCTCATCGACCTCGGCGGCAACGTCGACCCGCAGAGCGCCGCGGCGCGGGCCAGTGCCGCCGAGCTGCACGACGCGCTGAGCACCCTCGGCTTTGCCTACATCGGCGGCCACACGGTGTCGCCCGCCACGCGCGCCGCGGCCTTCGCGGCGTCGAGGCGCTTCCACGAATCGCCGCTCGAACGGAAGCAGTCGCTCGCCATCAACGCGGCGCACCGCGGCTACATGGGCATGGCGACCTCGACCATCGTCACCTCGTCCGTGGCCAAGGTGACCAAGCCCAACATGAGCGAATCGCTGATGCTGATGCACGAGCTGCCGCCGGACGACCCTGGCCTGCTGGCCGGCCTGCCGATGCAGGGCCCGAACCAGTGGCCGACGTGGCTGCCCGACTTCAAGCCCGCCATGGAACAGTACGTGCGCGAGGTCGACGTGCTAGGCCGCTACATCGTGCGGTTGATCGCGATCAGCCTCGGCCTGCCGGCCACGTCGCTCGACCACCACTTCGACCACCCGACCACCTTCCTGCGCGCGTTGCACTACCCACCACAGCCGCCGCAGTCGGCACTGGAGAGCGACCAGATGGGCTCGGCGCCGCACACCGACTACGGGATCATCACGCTGCTGGCGCAGGACGACTCGGGCGGCCTGCAGGTGCGTCCGCGCGGTGGCGACTGGATCGAGGCGCCGCCCATCGCCAACACCTACGTGCTCAACGTCGGCGACATGCTGGCGCGCTGGACCAACGGCCGCTTCGTGTCGACACCGCACCGCGTGATCAACCGCTCGGGCGGCGACCGCTATTCGCTGCCCTACTTCCTCGACCCGTCGATGGATGCGCTGATCGAATGCCTGCCGACCTGCACCGACGCCGAGCACCCGCCCCTCTATCCACCGGTGCCCTACGGCGAGTACCTGATGGAGCGGCTCAACAAGAACTACGACTACCGGCGGGACACGTCGAAGGCCTCGGCCTGACGCCCTTTTCTCACGCCTCCTCTTTTCCATTTCTTCTTCAAGGACACCCATGAAAAACTTTTCCCGCCGCGACTACCTGCAGGCCATGGCCGCAGCCGCGGGCATGTCGGCGCTGGCCATCCCCGGCATCTCCGCCGCGGCACAGAACCTGGTCGTCAACACCTACGGCGGCCGCTGGGAGAAGTTCTGGCGCTCCGACCTGATGCCGATGTTCCAGAAGTCCGCCGGCGTCGAAACCACGCTCGACGTGGGCCTGGGCAAGAACTTCGTCGCCAACCTGCGCGCGGCCGGCATCGAGAAGCCGCCCTACAGCATCCTCATGCTCAACGAGAACATCGCGAGCATGGTGCGCGCCGAAGGCTACTTCGAGGCCATCCCCGCGGCCAAGGTGCCGAACCTGGCCAATGCCTACCCGTTCCTGCGCAACCCCGGCGACAACGGCGTGCGCGCCATCGTCTCGACCATCGGCATCGGCTACCGCAAGGACCTGGTGAAGACGCCGCCCAAGTCGTGGAGCGACCTGTGGAGCAACCCCGAGTTCAAGGGCAAGATCGGCCTCTACCAGATCGGCAACACCGCCGCGATGCTCTTCCTCCTGATGACGGCCAAGCTCTACGGCGGCTCGCAGGACGCGATCGACCGCGCCTTCGTCGAAATCAAGAAGCTCTTGCCCTTCACGCAGGCCGACTGGAGCGGCACGCTGTCGACCATGCTCACGCGCGGCGACGTGACGGTGGCCGTCATCGACTTCCCCGAGATCGTGGCGCTGCAGAAGAAGGGCGTGCCGGTCGAGATGGTCGTGCCCACCGAAGGCGTGCTGGCCTTCGAGCAGTCCTTCAATGTGCTGAAGAACGCGCCCGCCAAGGAAGAGGCGTACAAGTACCTCGACTTCGTCCTGCGCCCCGACGTGCAGGAGATGATGGCCAAGGAGTTCTTCACCTCGCCGACCAACACGAAGTCCAAGCTCGACGCGGCGCTCGCCAAGGACGTGCCGGTGTCCGGCGAGGGCATGAAGAAGATCTTCCAGTTCGACTGGAGCAAGGTCAATCCGCAGGTCGCAGCGATCACCGACCGCTGGAACCGGGAGATGAAGTGAGCGTGGCGACCGACGCGTCGCCCGCCCTCGGGCGACGCACCACGCGCGTGTCGCTCGACGGCCTGCGCAAGACCTTCGCCGGCAGCGCCGCGCCGGCCATTCAGCACCTCGACCTGAACACGGTCGAGGGCGAGTTCATCTCGCTGCTGGGGCCCAGCGGCTGCGGCAAGACGACCACGCTGCGCTGCGTGGCAGGCTTCGAGTTTCCCGACCAGGGCCGCGTGCGGCTCAATGACGAGGACATCACGGACCTGCCGCCCGAGAAGCGCGACATCGGCATGGTGTTCCAGAACTATGCGCTGTTCCCGCACCTGACCGTCGCGCGCAACCTGGCCTTCGGGCTGGAGATGCGCGGCGTGGGCAAGGCCGACATGAAGCGCCGCATCGACGAGGTGCTGGCGATGGTGCAGCTCACCACCATGGCCGAGCGCTACCCGCGCCAGCTCTCCGGTGGCCAGCAGCAGCGCGTGGCGCTGGCGCGCGCGCTCGTCATCGAGCCACGCCTGCTGCTGCTCGACGAGCCGCTGGCCAACCTCGACGCGGTGCTGCGCGAAGACATGCGCGTGTTCATCCGCGAGCTGCAGAAGCGCGTGGGCATCACCACGCTGTACGTCACGCACGACCAGGCCGAGGCGATGGTGATGTCCGACCGCGTGGCCGTTATGCTCGGCGGCCGGCTGCTGCAGTTCGACGTGCCCGAGGCCATCTACCTGCGCCCACGCAGCATCGAGGTGGCGCGCTTCATCGGCCGTTCGAACCTGATCGAAGGCCGCGTCGAGGGCATGACCGATGCCGCCGGCCCGTACCCCACCTACCGCATCCGCACGCCGCTCGGCGACGTGCCGGCCTGCTACGACCAGCCGCTCGCGAGCGGTCAGGCGGTGCACGTGACGATCCGCCCCGAAGCGATCCGCTTCCAGAACGACGGGCCCTACACCGGCCACGTGCAGGCCACCTACTTCCTCGGCAGCACGGTCGAGCACACGGTCCAATGCGCCGGTGGCCAGAGCCTGCTGGTGCAGACCGCACCGAGCCAGCGCATGGACGCCGGCGTGACCGCCGCCTTCGCCTTCGATCCGGGCCACGCCTGGATCGTCGCGGCCGACGCATGAGCGCCGCGGTGATGCCCGTGCCGGGTTCGGTCGCCGCGCCACAGCGCCGCCCTCAGCCGCTGTCGCGCCGTGCCTTCTGGCTCATCGTGCCGGCGCTGCTGCTGATCGGCGTGTTCCTGGTGCTGCCCTACCTGAACATCGTGAGCATGAGCCTGCGCCCGCCGGCCGTCGGCGCGCCGTACGGCCAGGGCTTCACGCTCGGCAACTACGCGACGCAGCTCACCGACAGCTACCTGCTCGGCGTGCTGGGCGACACGCTCCTGCTGGGCCTCACGACGGTGCCGATCTGCCTGCTGCTGGGCTACCCGGTGGCCTTCCACCTCGCGCGCACGAAGTCGCGCTGGGGCAGCCTGCTCTACGTGCTGGTGCTGTCGCCGCTGCTGGTCGGCGTGGTGGTGCGCAGCTTCGGCTGGCTGATCCTGCTGTCGGGCAACGGCGTCATCAACCGCACGCTGATCGACATCGGCCTGATCGAGACCGGCCTGCAGCTGATGAACAACCGCCTGGGCGTGACCATCGCGCTGGTGCATGTGTTCCTGCCTTTCATGATCCTGCCGCTGGTGGGCGTGATCCAGGCCATCGACCCGACGCTGGAGCAGGCCGCGCGCTCGCTCGGTGCGTCACGGCTCAAGGTGTTCTGGCGGCTCATCCTGCCGCTGTCCTGGCCCGGCATCCAGGCCGGCACCATCCTGGTCTTCGTGCTCACGCTGAGCGCCTACGTCACACCAGTGATGCTGGGCGGCGCGCAGGTCAAGACGATGTCGGTGCTGGTGGTGCAGAACCTCATCGACAACTTCCAGTGGCCGGTCGGCGCCGCACAGGCCCTGGTGCTGGCCTTCTGCGGCATGGCAGCGGTGTTCGTCTATGCCCGCATCAGCGGCCTCTTCACGAAAGGCATCCAGTGAAGCGCAACCCCATGGGCAGCCGCGTGGCCGACGGCCTGGGCCTGGCCTACGTCGGCGCGGTCTACGTGTTCCTGCTGCTGCCGATCGTGATCATCGTGCTGATGTCGCTCAACGCGGGCGAGTTCCTGACCTTTCCGCCGCAGGGCATTTCGCTGCGCTGGTTCGGCACGCTGTTCGCCAACGAGGCCTTCATGCGCGCCATCGGCACCTCGCTGAAGATCGCGGCCATCGCCACCGTGTGTTCCACGGTGATCGGCGTGACCGGCGCGCTGTACGTGGTGCGCTATTCGACGCGCTTCCGCGAGGGCCTGCGCATGCTGTTGATGCTGCCACTCATGCTGCCGGAGATCCTCACCGCCATCGCGCTGCTGTTCTTCCTCTATGCGAGCGGCATCGGCACCAAGACCATGTTCGGCCTCGTCATCGGCCATGTGCTGGTGACGCTGCCCTACGTGTTCACCAACGTGGCATCGACGCTCTACAACCAGGACGCATCGCTCGAGCAGGCGGCGCGCAGCCTGGGGGCCTCGCCGCTGCGGGCCTTCGTGCGCGTGACGCTGCCGCTGATCAAGTCCGGGATCATCACGGGCGCGCTCTTCGCGTTCGTGATTTCCTTCGACCTGTTCAACATGTCGCTGCTGCTCAAGGGCATCGGCATGACGACGCTGCCGCTGCAGCTGTTCGACTACCTGCGCTGGGATTTCGACCCGACCGCAGCAGCGGTGTCGACGGTGAGCATCCTGCTCACGCTGGCGGTCGTGATCGTGATCGATCGCACGGTCGGCCTGCGCTCCTTGCGCTTCGGCTGAGGGCGGGGTAAATAGTCCGATCCACTGTCGCTGTCAAAGGTTACAGTGGAAGACATCCTCAGCTTGCGAAACGGATCCGCCATGGCATCGACCCAGCAGACGCGCATCGAAGTGAAGGCAGCCGCAGCGGCTGCATTGCGCGAGCGATTGCGGCAGGCGCTGCCGCTCACGGTCGAGCGGCTGAACCATCGTCAGGCGGATCTGATCGACGACCAGGACATCGAGGGCTTCGTCGCCCTCAATTG
It encodes:
- a CDS encoding isopenicillin N synthase family dioxygenase, with product MLTSIPLIDLGGNVDPQSAAARASAAELHDALSTLGFAYIGGHTVSPATRAAAFAASRRFHESPLERKQSLAINAAHRGYMGMATSTIVTSSVAKVTKPNMSESLMLMHELPPDDPGLLAGLPMQGPNQWPTWLPDFKPAMEQYVREVDVLGRYIVRLIAISLGLPATSLDHHFDHPTTFLRALHYPPQPPQSALESDQMGSAPHTDYGIITLLAQDDSGGLQVRPRGGDWIEAPPIANTYVLNVGDMLARWTNGRFVSTPHRVINRSGGDRYSLPYFLDPSMDALIECLPTCTDAEHPPLYPPVPYGEYLMERLNKNYDYRRDTSKASA
- a CDS encoding ABC transporter permease, whose protein sequence is MSAAVMPVPGSVAAPQRRPQPLSRRAFWLIVPALLLIGVFLVLPYLNIVSMSLRPPAVGAPYGQGFTLGNYATQLTDSYLLGVLGDTLLLGLTTVPICLLLGYPVAFHLARTKSRWGSLLYVLVLSPLLVGVVVRSFGWLILLSGNGVINRTLIDIGLIETGLQLMNNRLGVTIALVHVFLPFMILPLVGVIQAIDPTLEQAARSLGASRLKVFWRLILPLSWPGIQAGTILVFVLTLSAYVTPVMLGGAQVKTMSVLVVQNLIDNFQWPVGAAQALVLAFCGMAAVFVYARISGLFTKGIQ
- a CDS encoding ABC transporter permease — protein: MKRNPMGSRVADGLGLAYVGAVYVFLLLPIVIIVLMSLNAGEFLTFPPQGISLRWFGTLFANEAFMRAIGTSLKIAAIATVCSTVIGVTGALYVVRYSTRFREGLRMLLMLPLMLPEILTAIALLFFLYASGIGTKTMFGLVIGHVLVTLPYVFTNVASTLYNQDASLEQAARSLGASPLRAFVRVTLPLIKSGIITGALFAFVISFDLFNMSLLLKGIGMTTLPLQLFDYLRWDFDPTAAAVSTVSILLTLAVVIVIDRTVGLRSLRFG
- a CDS encoding ABC transporter substrate-binding protein; the encoded protein is MKNFSRRDYLQAMAAAAGMSALAIPGISAAAQNLVVNTYGGRWEKFWRSDLMPMFQKSAGVETTLDVGLGKNFVANLRAAGIEKPPYSILMLNENIASMVRAEGYFEAIPAAKVPNLANAYPFLRNPGDNGVRAIVSTIGIGYRKDLVKTPPKSWSDLWSNPEFKGKIGLYQIGNTAAMLFLLMTAKLYGGSQDAIDRAFVEIKKLLPFTQADWSGTLSTMLTRGDVTVAVIDFPEIVALQKKGVPVEMVVPTEGVLAFEQSFNVLKNAPAKEEAYKYLDFVLRPDVQEMMAKEFFTSPTNTKSKLDAALAKDVPVSGEGMKKIFQFDWSKVNPQVAAITDRWNREMK
- a CDS encoding ABC transporter ATP-binding protein, encoding MSVATDASPALGRRTTRVSLDGLRKTFAGSAAPAIQHLDLNTVEGEFISLLGPSGCGKTTTLRCVAGFEFPDQGRVRLNDEDITDLPPEKRDIGMVFQNYALFPHLTVARNLAFGLEMRGVGKADMKRRIDEVLAMVQLTTMAERYPRQLSGGQQQRVALARALVIEPRLLLLDEPLANLDAVLREDMRVFIRELQKRVGITTLYVTHDQAEAMVMSDRVAVMLGGRLLQFDVPEAIYLRPRSIEVARFIGRSNLIEGRVEGMTDAAGPYPTYRIRTPLGDVPACYDQPLASGQAVHVTIRPEAIRFQNDGPYTGHVQATYFLGSTVEHTVQCAGGQSLLVQTAPSQRMDAGVTAAFAFDPGHAWIVAADA